The Erythrobacter litoralis HTCC2594 nucleotide sequence AATAGGAGCGCGTAGCCGCTTCGCGGGCGGCATTCGCCAGTGCTTCGTCTTGGTCGGACATAATTATACCCTAACTCCACCAATCCGTCATTGCGAGCCGCCGCAGGCGGCGTGGCAATCCATGGTCAAACGGCAATGTCATGGAAAAGGTCTCGCCCCTCGGGGTTCTCCGCCTCGATCAACATAGTCTTGCGCGCGCGATTCCCCGTCTTGAGTTGTTTCTCGCGCAGGATGGCCTGCTCCATGCTGCCATGCAACTCGAAGCAGAAGAGTCTCTTGCAACCATACCGCCTTGTGAACCCTTCAATCACCCCTTCGCGATGTTGCCCTACACGCTGGGGAAGGTTGGAAGTCACGCCAATATAGATCGTGCCGCTTTTGTGATTTGCCATGATGTAGACGGCAGGCTGGAACACTTCGCGTTGGGCCATGGATTGCCGCGTCGCTACGCTCCTCGCAATGACGGGGCGAGATATGAAGTGACGAGGAACATCATGGCCTCACCACCACCCATTCGAGCAGTTCGTCGCTGGCTTCGGTGCGCAGGTTCTCGTTGGCGCTCCATAGCAGCCACGGGCGCTGGGCATAGGTCGGCTCGAAGCGCGTGCCGTTGACCCATAGCTGGCGCTCGAGC carries:
- a CDS encoding GIY-YIG nuclease family protein, translating into MAQREVFQPAVYIMANHKSGTIYIGVTSNLPQRVGQHREGVIEGFTRRYGCKRLFCFELHGSMEQAILREKQLKTGNRARKTMLIEAENPEGRDLFHDIAV